In Leptospira meyeri, a single window of DNA contains:
- a CDS encoding reverse transcriptase/maturase family protein, with protein MNSFNNSNDNSVSLTLWELLLKVKLEVNSTGILKSNPLEHLNIGIIYELSRRLKRNSASQKMELIDWQKNPKLANELASKISNNKYEFGIARQTTIQSNGKDRIIYSYRLEDKIVQKIISLVLNEIFDHEFFSESFAYRPNMSIQAGMRLIDQQYQEEKYCLKLDIHKCFNNIDNLKLIQILESKIKHPHFLKIIKKSLNTYTKSDGKKVKHSGIPQGSVHAPILANIYLHHCLDKPLRETYPDIKFYRYADDLLLTTIKEDTNNQINNWIENTLRSQNLSISEKTPNISLELKNGQKFLGYKVRKEQERLVIDIDQSKIIQKILEIGLNTPKHLNNYLRSQLKSTSISKDTHRSWYYMLVELPTLIRRELSTKVKPSSLDTILHEIDSASKPLLRELSSQLLEHQIN; from the coding sequence ATGAATTCATTTAATAATTCAAATGATAATAGTGTTTCATTGACTCTTTGGGAACTCCTTCTTAAAGTTAAACTCGAAGTAAATTCTACAGGAATATTAAAATCAAATCCCTTGGAGCACTTAAACATCGGAATTATATATGAATTATCGAGAAGGCTTAAAAGAAATTCAGCTTCGCAAAAAATGGAACTCATAGATTGGCAAAAGAATCCTAAACTAGCCAACGAACTTGCTTCAAAAATTTCAAATAACAAATATGAATTCGGCATTGCGAGGCAAACCACTATCCAATCAAACGGTAAAGATAGAATAATTTATTCGTATCGACTTGAAGACAAAATAGTTCAAAAAATCATCTCACTAGTATTAAATGAGATTTTTGATCATGAATTCTTTTCTGAATCCTTCGCCTATAGACCTAACATGAGTATTCAAGCAGGGATGAGGTTAATCGATCAACAGTATCAAGAGGAGAAATATTGTTTAAAGCTAGATATTCACAAATGCTTCAATAATATTGATAACTTGAAGTTAATTCAGATTCTTGAAAGTAAAATCAAGCACCCACATTTTTTAAAAATCATAAAGAAATCCTTAAACACTTACACAAAGTCAGACGGAAAAAAAGTGAAACATTCTGGAATTCCCCAGGGTAGCGTACATGCACCTATACTCGCAAATATTTACTTGCATCACTGTCTGGATAAACCATTGAGGGAAACCTACCCCGATATAAAATTTTATCGCTATGCAGATGATCTGCTACTAACAACAATTAAGGAGGATACAAACAATCAAATCAACAATTGGATTGAAAACACATTAAGGAGCCAAAATCTAAGTATCTCAGAGAAGACTCCAAATATCTCTCTGGAACTTAAGAATGGGCAAAAATTCCTTGGATACAAGGTTAGAAAGGAACAGGAACGATTAGTCATAGACATAGACCAGAGTAAGATCATACAAAAGATTCTTGAAATAGGTCTAAATACACCAAAGCACCTGAACAACTACCTTAGAAGCCAACTCAAATCCACAAGCATCTCGAAGGATACACATAGGTCCTGGTACTACATGTTGGTAGAACTACCCACCTTGATAAGGAGGGAGTTAAGCACCAAGGTGAAGCCAAGTAGTCTTGACACCATCCTTCACGAGATAGACTCTGCGAGTAAACCTTTGCTTAGAGAGTTGTCATCACAGCTACTCGAACATCAAATAAATTAA
- a CDS encoding formylglycine-generating enzyme family protein, with translation MKYIFFVIVLALVTLNKSSIFSENINSKFKDQYGIEFILIPSGNFLMGCDEKKDKECFDSEKPKRKVTISKNFYISKFEVTQKQWEDVMGNNPSLNKECGLNCPVENVSWFDVQKYISKLNLDNERIYRLPTEAEWEYVANDKGIAEFSEKYIFENAWTLHNSKNNSQPVGKKKSNSFGVYDMLGNVWEWCDDWFDENLYINAPSIDPKGITPSTLKSARGGSFDIDGHGGLNYRPLHRFFFPPDHKSPSLGFRLVVTMGK, from the coding sequence GTGAAATACATTTTTTTTGTCATTGTTTTGGCTTTAGTTACTTTAAATAAGAGTTCTATTTTCTCTGAAAATATTAACTCAAAATTTAAGGATCAATATGGAATTGAATTTATACTGATCCCCTCTGGTAATTTTCTGATGGGTTGTGACGAAAAGAAAGATAAGGAATGTTTCGATTCTGAGAAACCAAAACGTAAAGTTACTATATCTAAGAATTTTTACATAAGTAAATTTGAAGTTACTCAAAAACAGTGGGAAGATGTAATGGGAAACAATCCTTCACTTAATAAGGAATGTGGCTTAAATTGTCCTGTTGAGAATGTGAGTTGGTTTGATGTTCAAAAATATATCAGCAAACTTAATTTAGATAATGAAAGAATTTATCGTCTGCCTACTGAAGCAGAATGGGAATATGTGGCGAATGACAAAGGAATAGCTGAATTTTCAGAAAAATACATATTTGAGAATGCTTGGACTTTGCACAATAGTAAGAACAATTCACAACCAGTCGGAAAGAAAAAATCTAACTCTTTTGGAGTTTATGATATGCTCGGAAATGTTTGGGAGTGGTGTGATGATTGGTTTGATGAAAATCTTTATATAAATGCACCTTCTATAGACCCGAAAGGAATTACTCCTAGTACTTTAAAATCAGCAAGAGGAGGTTCATTTGATATTGACGGTCACGGAGGATTGAATTATCGACCGCTACACAGGTTCTTTTTCCCTCCCGATCATAAATCCCCATCACTCGGATTTCGATTGGTAGTTACGATGGGAAAGTAA